Proteins encoded together in one Planctomyces sp. SH-PL14 window:
- a CDS encoding helix-turn-helix transcriptional regulator yields the protein MTRVEVAALLRCTTRGLDKMVSRGTFLAPSRIGGLVRWNRERVMQFIDAAATVREVAGA from the coding sequence ATGACTCGCGTTGAGGTCGCTGCCCTGCTTCGCTGTACGACCCGCGGCCTCGACAAGATGGTCAGCCGCGGCACGTTCCTGGCCCCGAGCCGCATTGGGGGACTGGTGCGATGGAACCGCGAGCGCGTAATGCAGTTCATTGATGCTGCGGCCACTGTTCGTGAGGTGGCCGGTGCCTGA
- a CDS encoding MarR family transcriptional regulator, translated as MQLKILRVVIEHPELTGPQIVEHLSKLERATISEDAPKKNLSELVRHGLLSNDSQNGYTSTPWGQFVFGQRGAE; from the coding sequence ATGCAGCTCAAGATCCTGCGCGTAGTAATTGAGCATCCGGAACTCACCGGCCCGCAGATCGTGGAGCACCTTTCGAAGTTAGAGCGGGCAACCATCTCGGAGGATGCCCCGAAGAAGAATCTCAGCGAGCTGGTCCGGCACGGGTTGCTGTCCAATGACTCACAAAACGGGTACACGAGCACGCCCTGGGGTCAATTCGTGTTCGGACAACGAGGGGCTGAATAG
- a CDS encoding PQQ-binding-like beta-propeller repeat protein, translated as MTYRKLFAALALSAIPAMSHAADPTAAAVKEIQSLKVGAKDWPQFGGWSHRNNVPDGKVVDKWDLDSGENILWTADLGSQTYGNTVVANGKVFVGTNNYAGYISRFPKDVDLGVLACFDEKTGKFLWQSSSTKLPSGLVHDWPEMGICCSPACEGDRLYFVTSRGEVMCLDAEGFLDGENDCPFKSEENENKNEADIIWKFDMMGKLGVSQHNMCSCSLLIAGDTLLVCTSNGVDESHTNIPAPNAASFLAMKKSTGEVLWTDKSPGKNILHGQWSSPAYAVIGGQAQAIFGGGDGWLYSFDPAGDGAGKSKLLWKFDANPKASRYSVSGRSERNHLIATPVIYDEKVYIGVGEDPEHGEGNGHLWCIDPTKRGDISPEIAMGSNDKPIEDPGDGTRRLQAIDPNAGEKAIPNPNSGAIWHYEGADISGDKKIDFEEEMHRTIGTCAIKDDLLFIADFSGIFHCLDAKTGESLWNYDMFAASWGSAMICDGKVFIGDEDGDVAVFKLSREMELINENKCGNSVYSTPIVANDIIYITNKSKLMAIGAKKE; from the coding sequence ATGACATACCGAAAGCTGTTCGCCGCCCTGGCCTTGTCCGCGATTCCGGCCATGAGCCACGCCGCCGATCCGACCGCCGCGGCGGTCAAGGAGATCCAGTCGCTGAAGGTCGGCGCCAAGGACTGGCCGCAGTTCGGCGGCTGGTCGCACCGCAACAACGTCCCGGACGGCAAGGTCGTCGACAAGTGGGACCTCGACAGCGGCGAGAACATCCTCTGGACGGCCGACCTCGGCTCCCAGACCTATGGCAACACCGTCGTCGCCAACGGCAAGGTGTTCGTGGGGACGAACAACTACGCGGGATACATCTCGCGGTTCCCGAAGGACGTCGACCTGGGGGTCCTGGCCTGCTTCGACGAGAAGACGGGCAAGTTCCTGTGGCAGTCGAGCAGCACCAAGCTCCCCTCCGGCCTGGTCCATGACTGGCCCGAGATGGGGATCTGCTGCTCCCCCGCCTGCGAAGGGGACCGGCTGTACTTTGTGACGAGCCGCGGCGAAGTGATGTGCCTGGACGCCGAGGGGTTCCTCGACGGCGAGAACGACTGCCCGTTCAAGTCCGAGGAGAACGAGAACAAGAACGAAGCGGACATCATCTGGAAGTTCGACATGATGGGGAAACTCGGCGTTTCCCAGCACAACATGTGCAGCTGCTCGCTCCTCATCGCCGGAGACACGCTGCTCGTCTGCACTTCGAATGGCGTCGATGAATCCCACACCAACATCCCGGCCCCCAACGCCGCCAGCTTCCTGGCGATGAAGAAGTCGACCGGCGAGGTGCTCTGGACCGACAAGTCCCCCGGCAAGAACATTCTCCACGGCCAGTGGTCCTCCCCCGCCTACGCGGTGATCGGCGGGCAGGCCCAGGCGATCTTCGGCGGCGGGGATGGCTGGCTTTACAGCTTCGATCCGGCCGGCGACGGCGCGGGGAAGTCGAAGCTCCTGTGGAAGTTCGACGCGAATCCCAAGGCGTCGCGGTACAGCGTCAGCGGCCGGAGCGAGCGGAACCACCTTATCGCCACGCCGGTCATTTATGACGAGAAGGTCTACATCGGCGTCGGCGAAGACCCGGAGCACGGCGAAGGGAACGGGCACCTCTGGTGCATCGACCCGACGAAGCGGGGGGACATCAGTCCCGAGATCGCGATGGGGAGCAACGACAAGCCGATCGAGGATCCGGGCGACGGGACCCGCCGCCTGCAGGCGATCGATCCGAATGCCGGCGAGAAGGCGATCCCGAATCCGAACTCCGGCGCGATCTGGCACTATGAAGGGGCCGACATCAGCGGGGACAAGAAGATCGACTTTGAAGAGGAGATGCACCGCACGATCGGTACGTGCGCGATCAAGGATGACCTCCTGTTCATTGCGGACTTCAGCGGGATTTTCCACTGCCTGGACGCGAAGACCGGGGAGTCGCTGTGGAACTACGACATGTTCGCCGCCTCGTGGGGTTCGGCGATGATCTGTGACGGCAAGGTCTTCATCGGTGATGAGGACGGCGACGTAGCTGTCTTCAAGCTGAGCCGTGAGATGGAGCTGATCAACGAGAACAAGTGTGGGAACTCGGTGTACAGCACGCCGATCGTGGCGAATGACATCATCTACATCACGAACAAGTCGAAGTTGATGGCGATTGGTGCGAAGAAGGAATAG
- a CDS encoding tyrosine-type recombinase/integrase, whose translation MDRFHVRIISMTGRPFLVAEWRDPASGKLKRKSTGHKVRRDAERYAAKLEKQLNDGEFIATAVRWDDFRVRYEEAHADRWAPRTKDRVKGMMTAVEREIAPKFLRSVDAAAIASLVRAMRKAGNTPATIGAHLRHLKAALRWAARKNLLGKVPDIEMPQGAIVRGGRAISGEEFERMLEVVPAVLAEGKARLAQDPESWRYFLRLLWVSGLRIGEALKLHWTEADDLMPLMRGKIPRFQIQSRASKNRKTQTFPMAPEAFGLLSETPEGERTGFVSNPVYNGRRAKYMDAVIVVSAIGRKAGVIVARKENGDPVYCTAHDLRRSAATRWAARVMPSVLQAMMRHASPATTAKFYTDGSGDPIAAAAWEMLGGSAYKPAGIAIESTITAGEQNAANDASRDRKTSLVGNP comes from the coding sequence ATGGACCGTTTCCACGTTCGAATCATCAGTATGACCGGCCGCCCGTTCCTCGTGGCCGAGTGGCGCGATCCGGCCAGCGGGAAGCTCAAGAGGAAGTCGACCGGCCACAAGGTCCGGAGAGACGCGGAGCGGTATGCCGCCAAGTTGGAGAAGCAGCTGAACGACGGGGAGTTCATCGCGACCGCAGTCCGCTGGGACGACTTCCGGGTGCGGTATGAGGAAGCCCACGCGGACCGATGGGCGCCGCGGACGAAAGACCGGGTCAAGGGGATGATGACCGCCGTGGAGCGGGAGATTGCCCCCAAGTTCCTCCGCTCCGTAGACGCTGCGGCGATCGCCTCCCTTGTCCGGGCGATGCGGAAGGCTGGCAACACCCCGGCGACGATCGGGGCGCACCTGCGGCACCTGAAAGCGGCCCTCCGGTGGGCAGCCCGCAAGAACCTCCTTGGGAAGGTCCCCGATATCGAGATGCCCCAAGGGGCAATCGTTCGCGGCGGCCGGGCGATCAGTGGGGAGGAGTTCGAACGGATGCTGGAAGTCGTGCCGGCGGTCTTGGCGGAAGGCAAGGCCCGTCTGGCGCAGGATCCGGAGTCGTGGCGATACTTCCTCCGTCTCCTCTGGGTGTCCGGGCTGCGGATCGGGGAGGCCCTGAAACTCCACTGGACCGAGGCGGATGACCTGATGCCGCTGATGAGAGGGAAGATTCCCCGCTTCCAGATCCAGTCCCGCGCCAGCAAGAACCGGAAGACGCAGACCTTCCCTATGGCCCCCGAGGCGTTCGGGCTGCTCTCTGAGACGCCCGAGGGCGAGCGGACGGGCTTCGTGTCGAATCCGGTCTACAACGGTCGGCGGGCGAAGTACATGGACGCGGTGATCGTCGTCTCGGCGATCGGCCGTAAAGCGGGGGTGATCGTCGCGAGGAAGGAGAACGGGGATCCTGTCTACTGCACGGCCCATGACCTCCGTCGGTCCGCGGCGACCCGCTGGGCTGCTCGGGTGATGCCAAGTGTCCTGCAGGCGATGATGCGTCACGCCAGCCCGGCCACTACCGCGAAGTTCTACACCGATGGCAGCGGAGACCCTATCGCCGCAGCTGCATGGGAGATGCTGGGGGGCTCAGCTTACAAACCTGCAGGGATCGCTATCGAATCGACTATCACTGCCGGAGAACAAAACGCTGCCAACGACGCAAGTCGTGACCGGAAAACATCGTTGGTCGGCAACCCCTGA
- a CDS encoding ATP-binding protein, with translation MGPEYADVRMSDWVYSSNPESSALQRKVISWICEQTGYTSPERQPTLARLTRNIVFMGPVGTGKDRLAAWLVKVAVMERKAVLWFNGPDLFAKARTYMGIPGGEDDFVDHLSAADILVLSDPVPPGGKVTEFQAQFLYRVLDRRGRYDRPTWATVNVLDDGSAQERLTPQVWDRLVAGADVLICNWNSFRRPRSRVGGAH, from the coding sequence GTGGGGCCGGAATACGCCGATGTCCGGATGTCCGACTGGGTCTACTCCAGCAACCCGGAGAGTTCCGCCCTGCAGCGGAAGGTGATCAGCTGGATCTGCGAGCAGACCGGCTACACCTCCCCGGAGCGGCAACCCACGCTGGCCCGCCTGACCCGCAACATCGTGTTCATGGGACCGGTCGGCACGGGCAAGGATCGGCTGGCCGCGTGGCTGGTGAAGGTCGCCGTGATGGAGCGGAAGGCGGTGTTGTGGTTCAACGGCCCGGACCTGTTCGCGAAAGCGCGGACCTACATGGGGATCCCCGGCGGTGAGGATGACTTCGTCGATCACCTGTCCGCGGCGGACATCCTGGTCCTGAGTGATCCGGTACCTCCGGGCGGGAAGGTGACCGAGTTCCAGGCCCAGTTCCTCTACCGCGTTCTGGATCGCCGTGGCCGATACGACCGGCCGACATGGGCAACGGTGAACGTGCTGGACGATGGGTCGGCTCAAGAACGACTGACGCCCCAGGTTTGGGACCGGCTGGTGGCGGGGGCTGACGTGCTGATTTGCAACTGGAACTCGTTCCGTCGGCCGCGGTCGCGGGTCGGAGGTGCCCACTGA
- a CDS encoding MotA/TolQ/ExbB proton channel family protein → MSTRLSWFSEDPEQRLGFAGGRFTRVNSLLTFLCAVLITAAFFAALFPFREAPLVLPFFRDGSKTIAVSIIFLTAWSVMILLLKSLKLRLQRRALAIAVVPEERDFVLSPHTVDQVQEQIHAAVDDPRYFILFNRIDTALSNLRNLGRIGDVAEIFKSHGDSDEATLETSYLMVSAFIWAIPVLGFIGTVLGLSAAIGNFGLVLSTATELESIKGSLQSVTGGLATAFETTLIGLVAALGVQLLAVGMKKSEQEFLDACSEYCSRHVLSRLRLLPLDSD, encoded by the coding sequence ATGTCGACGAGACTGTCCTGGTTCTCCGAGGATCCCGAACAGCGGCTGGGCTTTGCCGGGGGGCGGTTCACCCGCGTCAATTCCCTGCTGACGTTCCTGTGCGCGGTGCTGATCACGGCGGCGTTCTTTGCGGCCCTCTTTCCCTTCCGCGAGGCGCCGCTCGTCCTCCCGTTCTTCCGGGACGGGAGCAAGACGATCGCGGTCTCGATCATCTTCCTGACGGCGTGGTCGGTGATGATCCTGCTGCTCAAATCGCTCAAGCTCCGGCTCCAGCGGCGGGCGCTCGCCATCGCGGTCGTGCCGGAGGAACGGGACTTCGTCCTCTCGCCCCATACCGTCGACCAAGTCCAGGAGCAGATTCACGCGGCGGTCGACGATCCGCGGTACTTCATCCTCTTCAACCGGATCGATACGGCCCTCTCGAACCTCCGCAACCTGGGGCGGATCGGGGATGTCGCCGAGATCTTCAAATCCCACGGCGACAGCGACGAGGCGACCCTCGAGACCTCGTACCTGATGGTCTCGGCGTTCATCTGGGCGATCCCGGTCCTCGGCTTCATCGGGACGGTGCTGGGGCTCTCGGCCGCGATCGGAAACTTCGGCCTCGTCCTGAGCACGGCGACCGAGCTCGAAAGCATCAAGGGGAGCCTGCAGTCGGTGACCGGGGGGCTGGCGACCGCCTTCGAGACGACGCTGATCGGCCTCGTGGCGGCGCTTGGCGTGCAGCTCCTGGCGGTCGGGATGAAGAAATCCGAGCAGGAGTTCCTCGACGCCTGCAGCGAATACTGTTCGCGGCACGTCCTCTCCCGCCTGCGGCTGTTGCCGCTCGACAGCGACTGA
- a CDS encoding PQQ-binding-like beta-propeller repeat protein: MPTKPLSLLACLALWAAALSPAAAEDWTYWRGPYMNGRSYDKNIPDSWKPEGGEGSNVLWKIPIGSRSTPVVMKGKLYMITRDKEEKPAEEGERVVCVDVKDGHTIWEQRFNVYLSDAPAERVGWSSVVADPETGNVYALGVCGLFQCFNGETGEIKWSHSMHEEFGFLSTYGGRTNFPLIHEDRVIISAVVIGWGEMAKPTHRFIALDKRNGQPVWFTGTRVAPEDTTYSAPVMGVINKKLQLVFGSGDGAVWSFEPRTGKPLWNYYTSVHGLNASPTIVGDKVYFGVGEELIDKNGDADPRIGALVALDASKAKPGELDLIKAGGEIWKQYEWGVSRAAPVFLDNRMYVATDSGKVYVVDIETGKLIGQQPIGRMSRSSLLLVDNKIFAHELNGNAFILKPSEKGVEVVQRLRMPRGEEFHGSPICVDGRVYIPSTTHLYSVGKPDWKPEDRDTPPAPIKEEPRDTDKEVAQVQVVPCEVLLQPGYSKTQDFQVRLYNSRGQYLRNAKPGDVEFSVKGPGSIDPRTGTYTVPADLKEAAPAFVTAKMGEKVGTARARLIPDLDWSFNFDSGEVPTTWLGCAYRHVVIDWDLFQKLTKADPQAGQMYLYMRSQFVNVGAPALTYDDSTVRMSWTELLRFLRLSNSDKRPKTKEAGAELFDASLKLLQEEKVIGKFEWSSWERKTGNGDETVAEPRLKVIKGERKVDGNGVLCKITTIPKGMRSQGWFGQDTFHDYTVQADVMGAEKDGKLPDIGLVAQRYTLDMMGASQQLQIRTWTPQLSRFSANLPLKWEPNVWYTMKFRASAKDGKATLQAKVWKKGEEEPAEWMLTAVDTIPNVIGSPGLFGNAKDAEVFYDNITVTKNK; the protein is encoded by the coding sequence ATGCCTACCAAGCCGCTTTCCCTGCTGGCCTGCCTCGCGCTTTGGGCGGCCGCCCTCTCTCCGGCCGCCGCGGAAGACTGGACCTACTGGCGCGGGCCGTACATGAACGGCCGGTCCTACGACAAGAACATCCCCGACTCCTGGAAGCCCGAAGGGGGCGAAGGGAGCAACGTCCTCTGGAAGATCCCGATCGGCAGCCGCAGCACCCCCGTCGTCATGAAGGGGAAGCTGTACATGATCACCCGCGACAAGGAAGAGAAGCCGGCCGAAGAAGGGGAGCGGGTCGTCTGCGTCGACGTCAAGGACGGCCACACGATCTGGGAACAGCGGTTCAACGTCTACCTCTCGGACGCTCCGGCGGAGCGGGTCGGCTGGTCCAGCGTCGTCGCCGACCCGGAGACGGGGAACGTCTACGCCCTCGGCGTGTGCGGCCTGTTCCAGTGCTTCAACGGCGAGACCGGCGAGATCAAGTGGTCGCACTCGATGCACGAGGAGTTCGGATTCCTCAGCACCTACGGCGGCCGGACGAACTTTCCGCTCATCCATGAAGACCGGGTCATCATCAGCGCGGTCGTGATCGGCTGGGGCGAGATGGCCAAGCCGACACACCGCTTCATCGCCCTCGACAAGCGGAACGGCCAGCCGGTGTGGTTTACCGGGACCCGCGTCGCTCCCGAAGACACGACCTACAGCGCCCCGGTCATGGGGGTCATCAACAAGAAGCTCCAGCTCGTTTTCGGCTCCGGCGACGGCGCCGTCTGGTCCTTCGAGCCCCGGACCGGCAAGCCGCTCTGGAACTACTACACCTCGGTCCACGGCCTGAACGCCAGCCCGACGATCGTCGGCGACAAGGTCTACTTCGGCGTCGGCGAAGAGCTGATCGACAAGAATGGCGACGCCGACCCGCGGATCGGCGCCCTCGTGGCCCTCGATGCCTCCAAGGCCAAGCCGGGCGAGCTCGACCTGATCAAGGCGGGCGGAGAGATCTGGAAGCAGTACGAGTGGGGGGTCAGCCGCGCGGCTCCGGTGTTCCTCGACAACCGGATGTACGTCGCCACCGACAGCGGCAAGGTCTACGTCGTCGATATCGAGACCGGGAAGCTGATCGGCCAGCAGCCGATCGGCCGCATGTCCCGTTCGAGCCTCCTGCTCGTCGACAACAAGATCTTCGCCCATGAACTGAACGGCAACGCCTTCATCCTCAAGCCGAGTGAGAAGGGCGTGGAGGTGGTTCAGCGGCTCCGCATGCCGCGGGGCGAAGAGTTCCACGGCTCGCCGATCTGCGTCGACGGCCGGGTCTACATCCCCTCCACCACGCACCTCTACAGTGTCGGCAAGCCGGACTGGAAGCCGGAAGACCGCGACACGCCCCCCGCTCCGATCAAGGAAGAGCCGCGGGATACGGACAAGGAAGTGGCCCAGGTGCAGGTCGTTCCGTGCGAAGTCCTGCTCCAGCCGGGCTACTCCAAGACGCAGGACTTCCAGGTCCGCCTCTACAACAGCCGCGGCCAGTACCTGCGGAACGCCAAGCCCGGCGACGTGGAGTTCAGCGTCAAGGGGCCGGGCTCGATCGATCCTCGCACCGGAACGTACACGGTCCCGGCCGACCTCAAGGAAGCCGCTCCGGCGTTTGTCACTGCCAAGATGGGTGAAAAGGTCGGGACCGCCCGGGCCCGTCTGATTCCGGATCTCGACTGGTCGTTCAACTTCGACAGCGGCGAAGTCCCCACGACGTGGCTCGGCTGTGCCTACCGCCATGTCGTCATCGACTGGGACCTGTTCCAGAAGCTGACGAAGGCCGATCCCCAGGCCGGCCAGATGTATCTCTACATGCGGAGCCAGTTCGTCAACGTCGGGGCCCCGGCCCTGACCTATGACGACAGCACGGTCCGGATGTCATGGACGGAACTCCTGCGGTTCCTTCGGCTCAGCAACTCCGACAAGCGCCCCAAGACCAAGGAGGCGGGAGCGGAACTGTTCGATGCTTCGCTTAAGCTCCTCCAGGAGGAGAAGGTCATCGGCAAGTTTGAATGGTCGAGCTGGGAGCGCAAGACCGGTAACGGCGACGAGACGGTCGCCGAGCCGCGGCTCAAGGTGATCAAGGGTGAGCGGAAGGTCGACGGCAACGGCGTCCTGTGCAAGATCACCACGATCCCCAAAGGGATGCGGAGCCAGGGCTGGTTCGGCCAGGACACCTTCCACGACTACACGGTCCAGGCGGACGTGATGGGCGCGGAGAAGGACGGCAAGCTGCCGGACATCGGCCTCGTCGCCCAGCGATACACGCTGGACATGATGGGGGCCAGCCAGCAGCTCCAGATCCGCACCTGGACCCCGCAGCTCAGCCGCTTCTCGGCCAACCTGCCGCTGAAGTGGGAGCCGAACGTCTGGTACACGATGAAGTTCCGGGCCTCCGCCAAAGACGGCAAGGCGACACTCCAGGCCAAGGTCTGGAAGAAGGGGGAAGAGGAGCCGGCCGAGTGGATGCTGACCGCCGTCGACACGATCCCCAACGTCATCGGCAGCCCCGGCCTCTTTGGCAACGCCAAGGACGCCGAAGTGTTCTACGACAACATCACGGTGACGAAGAACAAGTAG
- a CDS encoding tyrosine-type recombinase/integrase, which produces MGKSTATRARRKPAKPYPTFPLYPHASGRWAKKILGRVYYFGRWGVKKGASIVPFDDQRTAANEAKAEFDRQSPALYDGEMPAPKPSADGKDIFDLREEFLASKTADMERGKLSPRTFYHYKRAADQLFAFFGADQPLAALGPKEFSRLYAHIAKGKASPVYLGNEIRHIRVVLNYAIEKDMVPRAFKYGPDFKLPTKRELRRNRQELVKQHGKKMLEASDIRAVLTALLEPQKNTRTTRQANLALRAMTLLGVNGGLGQTDCAHMELSHLHLDTAWLDYPRVKTTVERRIPLWPETVQAIRDYLAVRKTVQGGAYKNRVFLTDAGRPWVDIKPSGYATDSVSTKFTKLLSSLGLKRVRVGFYSLRHTTETIGGRCKDPVAVSAIMGHVPESGDMSAVYREEIGEDRLLAVTNTIREWLFGGEQ; this is translated from the coding sequence ATGGGCAAGTCTACGGCAACGCGCGCCCGCCGCAAGCCGGCAAAGCCGTACCCGACCTTTCCGCTCTACCCGCACGCTTCCGGGCGCTGGGCGAAAAAGATCCTTGGCCGGGTCTACTACTTCGGGCGATGGGGCGTCAAGAAGGGGGCGTCAATCGTTCCCTTCGACGACCAGCGGACGGCCGCCAACGAGGCCAAGGCCGAGTTTGATCGTCAGTCCCCGGCCCTCTATGACGGCGAGATGCCGGCGCCGAAGCCCAGCGCGGACGGCAAGGACATCTTCGACCTGCGGGAGGAGTTTCTTGCGTCGAAGACAGCCGACATGGAGCGCGGCAAGCTCTCGCCGCGGACGTTCTACCACTACAAGCGAGCGGCCGATCAACTCTTTGCGTTCTTTGGTGCCGACCAACCGCTCGCCGCACTGGGCCCGAAGGAGTTCAGCCGTCTCTACGCCCACATCGCCAAGGGTAAGGCGAGTCCGGTCTACCTGGGAAATGAGATCCGGCACATCCGTGTTGTCCTGAACTACGCGATCGAGAAGGACATGGTCCCGCGGGCGTTCAAGTACGGCCCGGACTTCAAACTGCCGACGAAACGGGAGCTCCGCCGCAATCGCCAGGAACTGGTGAAGCAGCACGGGAAGAAGATGCTGGAGGCGTCGGACATCCGAGCCGTCCTGACTGCCCTGCTGGAGCCGCAGAAGAATACCCGCACGACCCGTCAGGCCAACCTGGCGCTGCGAGCGATGACCCTCCTGGGCGTCAACGGCGGATTGGGGCAAACGGACTGTGCGCATATGGAGTTGTCGCACCTGCACCTCGATACCGCGTGGCTGGACTATCCGCGGGTCAAGACCACGGTTGAGCGGCGGATCCCTCTCTGGCCCGAAACCGTCCAGGCGATCCGCGACTACCTTGCGGTACGGAAGACGGTGCAAGGGGGCGCCTACAAGAATCGAGTCTTCCTGACGGACGCCGGCCGACCCTGGGTCGACATCAAGCCGTCGGGCTACGCGACGGACAGCGTCTCCACCAAGTTCACGAAGCTACTGTCGAGCCTCGGCCTCAAGCGGGTGCGGGTTGGGTTCTACAGCCTGCGACACACGACGGAGACGATCGGCGGGCGGTGCAAGGATCCGGTGGCGGTCTCCGCAATCATGGGGCACGTCCCGGAGTCGGGAGACATGTCCGCGGTCTACCGTGAGGAGATCGGCGAAGACCGTCTGCTGGCGGTCACGAACACGATTCGGGAATGGCTGTTTGGAGGTGAGCAATGA
- a CDS encoding GYF domain-containing protein yields MSPPSPPSSRAPSPGADPFRYFIRLRGQVKGPFSVDQLTRMAGRGQFSKLHQISIDQAQWSPATELPGMFPDKRGAAPPVPEPEPVAVAPVAAKEWYYNSGDSKIGPVDEAFIKNLIVSGKVEADTLLWKTGLPNWLEARQFFPNAFASPPRMTAGKWAALAAAVFLTAGIGVGGYLLYTRNRPASAVESASHAPESPSTPSDGSIPKGSIHSTNLADAAVNAAINDATGMVVFYLEIDLTTGEHHELGRGHGTCFVVTPEGHALTNKHVIDEYEKFENATDEGRVRRLLTSLKEVYAVKRDGTGRPVADKDGRPELDPDVIALIDQVETRIGHVEPVLVVYFGSQHYPADLLYSSTRFDMAAIRIDRPDQTAHFALSGQSKAAKLSEVVAFGYPGVSQRAVTDEERAVVAAKSKPESLGELLFGKESHRDSFKASAFELTPTPGQISVVQQETGGIYNVQHTAPIRPGNSGGPLVFREGEQAGVVYGINTLYLKEDSPVYVAFPVAQMREELENEAKIPALQWR; encoded by the coding sequence ATGAGCCCTCCTTCTCCCCCTTCGTCCCGCGCCCCGTCCCCCGGAGCGGATCCGTTCCGGTACTTCATCCGCCTACGCGGGCAGGTGAAGGGGCCGTTCTCCGTCGATCAGCTGACCCGCATGGCGGGCCGGGGGCAGTTCAGCAAGCTGCACCAGATCTCGATCGACCAGGCGCAGTGGAGTCCGGCGACCGAGCTGCCGGGAATGTTTCCCGACAAGCGGGGGGCCGCTCCTCCCGTTCCCGAGCCGGAACCGGTCGCCGTCGCGCCAGTCGCAGCTAAGGAGTGGTACTACAACTCCGGAGACTCCAAGATCGGGCCGGTCGACGAGGCGTTCATCAAGAACCTGATCGTCTCCGGAAAGGTCGAGGCCGACACGCTCCTGTGGAAGACGGGGCTCCCCAACTGGCTGGAGGCCCGTCAGTTCTTCCCCAACGCCTTTGCCTCTCCGCCGCGGATGACCGCCGGGAAGTGGGCCGCTCTCGCGGCGGCAGTGTTTTTGACGGCGGGGATCGGCGTCGGCGGCTATCTGCTGTATACGAGGAACCGGCCCGCCTCCGCCGTCGAGTCCGCCTCGCATGCACCGGAGTCGCCATCGACGCCGTCCGACGGCTCGATCCCCAAGGGGAGCATCCATTCCACGAACCTGGCCGACGCCGCCGTGAACGCGGCGATCAACGACGCCACCGGGATGGTCGTCTTCTATCTGGAGATCGACCTCACGACCGGGGAGCACCATGAGCTCGGCCGGGGCCACGGGACATGCTTCGTCGTCACCCCCGAGGGGCACGCGCTGACCAACAAGCACGTCATCGACGAATACGAGAAGTTCGAGAACGCCACCGACGAGGGCCGGGTCCGACGCCTCCTGACGTCGCTCAAAGAGGTCTACGCCGTCAAGCGGGACGGGACAGGTCGGCCCGTCGCCGACAAGGACGGCCGGCCCGAACTGGATCCGGACGTCATCGCCCTGATCGATCAGGTCGAGACCCGCATCGGGCACGTCGAGCCGGTCCTGGTGGTGTACTTCGGCTCGCAGCACTACCCGGCGGACCTGCTCTATTCGAGCACGCGGTTCGACATGGCGGCGATCCGCATCGACCGGCCGGACCAGACCGCCCACTTCGCCCTCAGCGGGCAGAGCAAGGCGGCCAAGCTCTCCGAGGTCGTGGCCTTCGGCTACCCCGGCGTCTCCCAGCGGGCAGTGACCGACGAGGAACGGGCGGTCGTGGCGGCCAAGTCGAAGCCGGAGTCGCTCGGCGAACTCCTGTTCGGCAAGGAGAGCCACCGGGACTCGTTCAAGGCGAGCGCCTTCGAGCTGACGCCGACCCCCGGACAGATCAGCGTGGTCCAGCAGGAGACGGGCGGGATCTACAACGTCCAGCACACCGCACCGATCCGCCCCGGGAACTCGGGGGGACCGCTCGTCTTCCGGGAAGGGGAGCAGGCCGGAGTCGTGTACGGGATCAACACGCTCTATCTCAAGGAGGACTCGCCGGTCTACGTCGCCTTCCCGGTGGCGCAGATGCGGGAGGAACTGGAGAACGAAGCCAAGATTCCCGCCCTGCAGTGGCGGTAG